A stretch of DNA from Longimicrobium terrae:
GTCGCAGCGCCTGCAGGCCGTGCACGACGCCCTGGCCGCGGTGGAGCCGTGGACCACCGAGGGGATCGACGCGGCGCTGCGCGGGACGGCGGAAACGCTGGGTGTGGGGCTGGGCAAGGTGGCGCAGCCGCTGCGGGTGGCGCTGGTGGGGCAGGCCGCCAGCCCGGGAATCGATTTCGTGGTCCACACGCTGGGACGTGACCGAACCCTCCATAGAATCGTCCGCGCGCGCGAGCGCATCGCGGGAGTCTAAAGAGAAACGTTGACTTCCACCGGGAGGTCGCCTAAGTTGCGCCCACAGGCTGGGGTACGTGGAAACACGCAGCGCTGTGCCGCCCCGCGGAGCGGGAAACGCATCGCGCGGCGGGAAACAGGTTGGGCGGGTTCGGGACAGTCGCGGCACCATCGCGGCCGCCTGTCTCGCGCATCCCGGGCCAGGAGTAACCGAACGGATTCAGCGCGAATCCGATACACACTGGGAGGGACGACCCAACGTCCAGCGGAGGCGGGCATGCCTGAAGCGCTGACCAAGATCGAGCGCCGGATCCTGAACTACCTTGTGGACTACCTCAAGGAGAACACCTACCAGCCGAGTATCCGGGAGATCGGCAAACGGTTCGGGATCAAGAGCACCAAGACGGTCTCGGAGCACCTGCAGTCGCTCGCGGACAAGAACTTCATCGAGCGTGACGCCTCGCGCTCGCGCGGCGTCAAGATTCTGGGGATGAACCTGTCGCCCTCCGTGGCCAGCGTTCCGCTCTACGGCCAGATCGCCGCCGGGGTCCCCGTGCTTCTGCGCGAGGACGTGGTGGAGGAGTTCGAGTTCGACCGCAAGCTGGTGGGCTCTGCCGACGCCTTTCTGCTGCAGGTCAAGGGCGACAGCATGACCGGGATGGGCATCAGCGAGAACGACATGGTTCTCGTGGAGCCGGTGGAAGAGTCCGACCTGCAGAACGGCGACATCGTCGCGGCGCGGGTGGACGGCGACGCCACGGTGAAGCGCTACTTCGCCAACGGCGGCAAGGTGGTGCTGGAGCCGGCCAACACGGCCTACGCCCCCATTCTGGTGCACGAGCACAATGACTTCACCGTGCTCGGCCGCGTAAGCGGCCTGTACCGGCGCTTTACCCGCGCGCACACCGAAGCCATCGTTACCGGCGCGCACTGACCGCGTGGTCCGCAAGGCAGGAGGGACCCCGGCGCGGCGCCGGGGTCCTTTGTGTTTTCCGTCACCCAGCGAACGTGATGCAGATGGACGAGGTCGCGCCGGACCAGGACGAGCGGTGGATGCGGGTGGCGCTGGCTGAGGCGGCCGCGGCCGAGGCGCTGGGCGAGGTTCCCGTGGGCGCGGTGATCGTGCGGGGCGGGGAAGTGGTGGCCACGGGGCACAACCTGACGCACACGCTGCAGGATCCCACGGCGCACGCGGAGATGGTGGCCATCCGCCGGGCGGCGCAGGCCATTGGCCACTGGCGGCTGCTGGAGTGCACGCTGTACGTGACGCTGGAGCCGTGCACCATGTGCTCGGGCGGCATCGTGCACGCGCGCATTCCGCGGCTGGTGTTTGCCGCGCACGATCCCAAGGCGGGAATGGTGGGGTCGCTGGGAAACCTGGTGCAGCACCCCCGCCTGAACCACCGCGTGCAGCTCACCACCGGCGTGCTGGCCGAGGAAGCCGGCGACGTCCTCCGCGCCTTTTTCCGCTCCCGCCGCAAGCCGCGCGCAGCCACTTTCGACGTTTCCGCCTCCCCGGACTGTTCTCCGCCTGAACAGGTCAGCGGCCAGGGCGAATAATCCGCATCACCACGACAAGCTCCACCCCGTCCTCGTCCGTGACCACGCCCGCCATGTGATCGCCGCGTACAACGGGCGCTGGAGAGGGTAAGAGCCGCTCCGGCGTGCGGACCTGGCCCAGAAAGGTGCCGGACGGGTGGAATACGTCGTAGCTCGACGGACCTCCTGACGTGGTACGAACCCACAAGTGCCCGTCGCTCGCCGCAAAGAAGTCGGCCAGCACCGGGACCGTGGAAGGCAGCTTCGACGGATCCACCGTTGCGCCGTGCTTCTTCATTTCCCGCAACTGGCGAAGGGCCGACTCGCGTTGCAGGCGGTTCGGTGCCATGGACTTCACCGGTCGCGAGATCACGCGTTCGATCCCGCCGCCCATCGGGTGCCGTTCAATCCGATACCTGTCGGTGATCGCAAGCCAGACAGAACCGTTCGGATCAAGCACCCACAGCTGCGTGGGGGCAAACGGCAGCACCATGCGCGAGACGCTTCGCTGGTCTCCCGTCTGCGAAACCCGCTCGACGGCGGACTCCACGAAGACGGGAAATGTGAACGTGTCCAGCGGCTGAAGCAGGGAGTCGTGCCGCACCACACCCCCGATGCCAGCTTCGGACGCCCCCAGTACATCATAGAGCCGGCCCTGATGGTCAAATCCGAGGGGCCACGGGCTGATGGACGTGTCGATGTTGCGCCGGTGTTCGGCGACCAGGGTGCCGGCGGTGTCCCAGACCGAATAGCGGGCACTTGCGCCGTCCACCGTCCACAGCCGGCCCGCCGGATCCCAATCCATTCCCGCGAGCATCAGAAACTCACCGGGACCGCCCCCTTTTCGTCCCACGGTGCGGACCGCCCTGCCTTCCGGCGAAAACACCCGGATCTCGTTCTTCAAACCATCCGCCACCCACACGCGCCCGCCCGCGTCCAGCGCGACATCCACGATGCGGCCGAATTCCTGGTCGCCCACTGCGCCGATTACCGCCATCCGCTCCACCCGCCACTCCTGACCGTTCGCCCAAGCCGGTGCGGCGTTCCGGTTCACTCCAGCATCCTCGTCCTCGCATCCGGAGCAGGAGACCACCATCACGGTCAGGGATGCCAGACGACGTGCCAGGCGCTGGTAAAACTGCATGGTGGGCTGTGATTGGTGAAAGGCCGGGTGCAGGAGACCACGGCATGTGGCCGATTGGGCCTGCGTGGGACGGGTGGGTCACTGAGCCACGTGGCAGACGATTCCCGCGCCGTACGAAAAGGTAGTCGTACTCTGCGAGCCGTCTGGGTAAATCGTGGTTTTCGTAACGATTACAATGGTTTGCACGCAGATAAGATCACCCGCTCTGGGCTGATTATCCTGCTGTGCGGCGCCCGTGGATGAAGCGGAAACGGTCAACATCCCGATCAAGCCGAGCAGGTAGGGTTTTCTCATGATCACCGTCCATGGTGGTGTGAGAGGACGAACGTGCGCCGGTATCCGCCGACTTCGGTTTGGCCAGCCCGTCCATAATGCGCGCAAGGCAGCTCCGCAACAAGTGTCTCATTACGAGTGATTACGTGAGCCTCTGGCGGTCAGCCCGACTGCATGCCAAACCCGCCCGCCACCACATGCCTAATGTGCTCTGCTGCAGAGAACGACGGATCGCCACTGTTGCCTCTCGAATCTGACCTCCGGTCCTGTGCTCCCCGTGCGTGAACTCGTGCTGGAGAGCCCGACAGGCGAAGTGCTACCCGAATGCGGTACACAGGCAGGGCCGCGCATCCACGAGCGCCGCGTTCCGCCCTTCAACCGTGCGCTTCGTTGACACTTGGCGTGGTGGCGGGGTAAGTTTGCGCCGTTGCCGACATCCGGCTTCTCTCCCGGAACACACAAGCGCAAACATGGCCGAATCCCAGCGCCGCACGCTCATGGACGCCGCCCGGGTGGAAGGCGTCCTGGCGCGCATGGCGGAGGAGATCGTGCAGCTCACCGGCGGCGGCTCGCCGCTGCTTCTCGTGGGCGTGGAGCGGCGCGGCGTGCAGCTCGCGGCCCGCCTGGCCGCGCTCCTGGCCGACCGCACCGGCACCGCCCCCCTCACCGGATCGCTCGACATCACCCTGTACCGCGACGACCTCATGACCGTGGGCCCGCGCCCCGTCGTGGGCCAGACGCGGCTTCCCGTGGGCGGCATCGACGGCCGGGAGCTGGTGATCGTGGACGACGTGCTGTACACGGGACGCACCGTGCGCGCGGCGCTGGACGAGCTGGCGGACTTCGGGCGGCCCAAGCGCATTCTGCTGGCCGTGCTGGTAGACCGCGGCGGGCGCGAACTCCCCATCCAGGGCGACATCGTGGGCGAACGGGTGGAGGTCCGCGACGGCGGGCGGGTGGAGGTGCTCGTTCCCGAGATCGACGGCTCGCTGGGGGTGGAACTGGTGGACGCGGAGGGGCTGGACTGATGCCGCAAGCCGTACCGTCGCTGGGCAAGGACCTGCTGGGGCTGGAGGGGCTGACCCGCGAACAGATTACCGGCATTCTGGACACGGCCGAAGCGTTCAAGGAAATCAGCGAGCGGCCGGTAAAGAAGGTGCCGGTGCTGCGCAACAAGACCATCGTCAACGCGTTCTTCGAAAACAGCACGCGCACCCGCATCTCGTTCGAGTTCGCGGAAAAGCGGCTGGCCGCCGACACGGTCAACATCAGCTCCACCGGCTCGTCCGTGGCCAAGGGCGAAACGCTGGTGGATACGGCGCGCAACCTGGAGGCGATGCGGATCGACATGGTCGTCATCCGCCACGGCGCGTCGGGATCGGCGCAGTTCCTGGCGGACCGCATCGCCAGCAGCGTCATCAACGCGGGCGACGGCAAGCACGAGCACCCCACGCAGGGGCTGCTGGACCTGCTCACCATCCGCGACCACCGCGGCCCGCTGGACGGCCTGCACGTCTGCATCTGCGGCGACGTCCTGCACTCCCGCGTGGCGCGCAGCAACATTCACGGGCTGCGGAAGATGGGCGCCCAGGTGGCCGTCTGCGGCCCGGCCACGCTGCTTCCCGCGCAGGTGGCGGAGATGGGCGTGACCGTGTTCCGCCGCATCGAGGAAGCCATCGAGTGGGCGGACGTGCTCAACATCCTGCGCCTGCAGCTGGAGCGGATGACGGGCGGCTTCATCCCCAGTCTTCGCGAGTACAACCGCGTCTTCGGCGTTACGCGCGCCCGCGTGGAAGCGGCGCCGCGCGACATTCTCATCCTGCACCCCGGCCCCATGAACCGCGGCGTGGAAATCGACAGCGACGTGGCGGACGGGCCGCACAGCGTCATCCTGCAGCAGGTGACCAACGGCGTCGCCGTGCGCATGGCCGTCCTCTACCTCCTTTCCGGCGGGCAGCCGGAGCAGGCGGAAGCCGCCAAGACCGGAGGCGCGGCATGAACCCCGTTCTGATCCGCGGCGGCCGCGTGGTGGACCCGTCGCAGCGCATGGATGCCGTGGCCGACGTCCTTCTCGTGGACGGCCGCGTCGCCCGCGTGGGACAGGGGATCGACGCGCCCGAGGGCGCGGAAACGATCGATGCTTCCGGCCTCGTGGTCACCCCCGGGCTGGTGGACGTGCACGTGCACCTGCGCGAGCCGGGGCAGGAGCACAAGGAAACGATCCGCACCGGCGCCCGCGCGGCGGCGGCCGGCGGCTTCACCACCGTCGTGGCGATGCCGAACACGGACCCGCCCATCGACGATCCCGCGGCCGTGGGCTTCGTGCTGGCGGAGGGAATGCGGTCCGGCGGCGCGCGCGTGTTTCCCACCGGGTGCATCACCATGCGCCAGCAGGGCGAGCAGCTGACGGAGTTCGGCGAGCTGATCAACGCCGGCGCGGTGGCGGTCACGGACGACGGCAAGCCCGTGGTCAGCGGCGGAATGCTGCGGATGGCGCTGGAGTACGCGCTGACCTTTGACCTTCCCGTCGCCGTCCACGAAGAAGATCCCACGCTCGCCCGCAAGGGGACGATGAACGAGGGGATCGTCGCCAGCCGACTGGGGCTGACCGGCATCCCCAACGCGGCGGAAGACGTGATGATCGCCCGCGACCTCGTTCTCGCCGAGCTGACCGGGGCGCGGCTGCACGTGCAGCACGTATCGACGCGACTGGGTGTGCAGCTGATCCGCGAGGCCAAGGCGCGCGGGGTGCGGGTGACGGCGGAGGCCACGCCGCACCACTTCACCCTGACGGACGCGGCGGTGGAGGCGTACCGCACGGACGCCAAGATGAACCCGCCGCTGCGCTCCGAGGCAGACCGCGACGCCGTGCGCCAGGGCGTGCGCGACGGCACGCTGGACGTGATCGCCACGGACCACGCGCCGCACCACTACGATGAAAAGGAGCAGGCGTTCGAGGACGCGCCCTTCGGCATCGTGGGGCTGGAGACGGCGCTGGGGCTCACCTACACGGAGCTGGTGGCCACGGGATTGATCGACCTCCCGACGATGGTGGAGCGGATGAGCTGCGCCCCGGCGCGGGCCATGAAGCTGGACGGGATGGGTTCGCTGGCGGAGGGGAGCCTGGCGGACGTGACGATCATGGACGTGCGCGCCGAGTGGACGGTGAATCCGGCGTCGTTCCTGAGCATGAGCCGCAACACGCCGTTCACCGGCCGGGCGCTGCGCTGCCGCGCGGTCCGCACGCTGGTGGGCGGCCGGACCGTATGGCGGGAAACACAGGCGGGATGAGAGAAGTGAACTACGCAGTGTCGCTGGCGCCCCGCACGGACCCCCGCGGGTTCTGCGGGCCGGCGTATCCGGGCCCGATGGTGGCCGACCTTCGCGAGGACGTGCGCGAAATCATCGGCTGCTACCTGGTCTACGAAAAGCAGCGGCGCGAAACCAAGGCGGGCAAGCCGTTTCTGGAGCTTACGCTGGGCGACCAGACGGGCACCGTGACCGCCATGGTGTGGGACGACGCCGAGCGCTGCGACCGCGCCGTGGGCCCGGACGACGTGGTGGGGGTGCGCGGCAAGGTGAGCGTGTATCGCGAAAAGATGCAGCTCACCGTGAGCCTCATCGAGCCGCTGGAGATCAGCGACGACGACCTGGCGACCTTTCTTCCCGCTTCGCCACGCGACCGCGGGCAGATGATGCGGGAGCTGGACGCCATGGTGGCGTCGATCTCGGACCTGCCGCTGCGCACGCTGCTGGTGCGGTGCGTGGGCGCCAAGACGCAGCTGGGCCGCAGCTTCCGCATCCACCCCGCGGCCAAGAAGCACCATCACGCCTACCTGGGCGGATTGATGGAGCACTCGCTCAGCGTCGCGGGCGCGGCGGACCGCCTGTGCGCGCACTACCGCGAGCAGGGCGCGCCGCTGGACCGCGACCTGCTGATCGCGGGCGCGCTGCTGCACGACATCGGCAAGACGCGCGAGCTGACGGCGCGCCGCTCGTTCGCGTATACGGACGAGGGGCAGCTGCTGGGCCACATCCTGCTGGGATTGCAGGTGATTCTGCGCGAGGCGGACGGAATTCCCGGGCTGCGCGCGGACCGCATGCTGCACCTGCAGCACCTGATCGCCAGCCATCACGGCAAGTACGAGTTCGCCAGCCCCAAGCTGCCGCAGACGCTGGAAGCGCTGCTGCTGAGCTTTGCGGACGACCTGGACGCCAAGATGAACCCCGGGATGCGCGCGGTGGCCGGGCTGCAGCCGGGCGGCTGGACGCCGTTCGACCGCGGCATGGACCGCTCGTTCCATCGCCCGGCGCTGCTGGAATCCGCCGCCGCGCCCGTGCTGGAGCCCGTGGCTCCGCGCGAGTTCGTGGCCGACGTCATCGACCTGTTCCGCGGCTGAGCGGGCAACCGAACCAGACTGCCATGAGTGAACTGAATCCTGGTGCCTCGCCGGTGCACGACCTGATCCGGCAGCGCGAGCAGCTGAACGGGTGGATCGCCCGGCTGGACGAGGTGGGCGGCCGCGCCAGCACGCACGTGACGCAGCGGGTGCGCGCGGACTACGCCGACCGTCTGCGCCGCGTGACGGAGGACCTGTCCTCGCACCGCGGCGAGATCGAGGCCGACCTGGAGCGCAACCGCGGCCTGCTTCAGGAGGCGGAGGAGCGGCGCGGGCACCTGGCGGACGAGATGGACGAGGTGCAGCTGCGCCACCTGATCGGCGAGCTGGACGAGGCCGCGTGGGATGCGCAGCGCCCCGGGCTGGAATCGGCCGTGGCCGAGGCGGGCGACGCCGTGGCGCATGCGCGCTCCGAGGTGGAGCGCCTGCAGACGCTGGCCGCCGACATCGCCGGCGCGGAGAGCGCCATGGCGGCGCCCAGCCCCGCCCCGGCCGTGGCGGACGCGCCGCCGCCCGCCGTCCCCATCGCCGTGCAGAACGACTGGGAGACGGAAGGCGGCGAGCCGCTGGAAGCCAGCGCCCTCGCGCCGGACGACGTCTTCGCGCAGCCGGCAGACCCGGTTCCCGCCACGCCCGCGCAGGAAATCGCGCCTCCGGCTTCGCTCACGCCGGCGGAGACGGCGCGCGCGGCGGACGAGGTGTCGAGCGACGAGTGGGACCCGTTCGGCGGGGAGTTCGGGGAGCCGCAGAAGATGGCGGACGCGGACGAGGAGCTTCCGTGGCTGGAAGGGATCGACGAGGCGGCCAAGGCCTGGACGCCGCCCGCCGCCGCTCCTGCGGAAGAGGACAACGGGTTGGACTTTCTGCGCGACATTGAGAACTCGGTGCGCGCGCCGGAGACGACGCAGGCCGACCTGGGCGCGGACGACCTTGCGTTCCTGGAGGAGCTTGACCGCGCGATCGGCGCCCCCGCTCCCGCGCCGTCCAGCACGCCGAGCACGCCATCCTCGCCGTCTTCCGCGCCGAGCGGGGGGAGCCGCGCGGAGCC
This window harbors:
- the lexA gene encoding transcriptional repressor LexA; this translates as MPEALTKIERRILNYLVDYLKENTYQPSIREIGKRFGIKSTKTVSEHLQSLADKNFIERDASRSRGVKILGMNLSPSVASVPLYGQIAAGVPVLLREDVVEEFEFDRKLVGSADAFLLQVKGDSMTGMGISENDMVLVEPVEESDLQNGDIVAARVDGDATVKRYFANGGKVVLEPANTAYAPILVHEHNDFTVLGRVSGLYRRFTRAHTEAIVTGAH
- the tadA gene encoding tRNA adenosine(34) deaminase TadA; this translates as MQMDEVAPDQDERWMRVALAEAAAAEALGEVPVGAVIVRGGEVVATGHNLTHTLQDPTAHAEMVAIRRAAQAIGHWRLLECTLYVTLEPCTMCSGGIVHARIPRLVFAAHDPKAGMVGSLGNLVQHPRLNHRVQLTTGVLAEEAGDVLRAFFRSRRKPRAATFDVSASPDCSPPEQVSGQGE
- a CDS encoding 6-bladed beta-propeller, producing MQFYQRLARRLASLTVMVVSCSGCEDEDAGVNRNAAPAWANGQEWRVERMAVIGAVGDQEFGRIVDVALDAGGRVWVADGLKNEIRVFSPEGRAVRTVGRKGGGPGEFLMLAGMDWDPAGRLWTVDGASARYSVWDTAGTLVAEHRRNIDTSISPWPLGFDHQGRLYDVLGASEAGIGGVVRHDSLLQPLDTFTFPVFVESAVERVSQTGDQRSVSRMVLPFAPTQLWVLDPNGSVWLAITDRYRIERHPMGGGIERVISRPVKSMAPNRLQRESALRQLREMKKHGATVDPSKLPSTVPVLADFFAASDGHLWVRTTSGGPSSYDVFHPSGTFLGQVRTPERLLPSPAPVVRGDHMAGVVTDEDGVELVVVMRIIRPGR
- the pyrR gene encoding bifunctional pyr operon transcriptional regulator/uracil phosphoribosyltransferase PyrR is translated as MAESQRRTLMDAARVEGVLARMAEEIVQLTGGGSPLLLVGVERRGVQLAARLAALLADRTGTAPLTGSLDITLYRDDLMTVGPRPVVGQTRLPVGGIDGRELVIVDDVLYTGRTVRAALDELADFGRPKRILLAVLVDRGGRELPIQGDIVGERVEVRDGGRVEVLVPEIDGSLGVELVDAEGLD
- a CDS encoding aspartate carbamoyltransferase catalytic subunit — protein: MPQAVPSLGKDLLGLEGLTREQITGILDTAEAFKEISERPVKKVPVLRNKTIVNAFFENSTRTRISFEFAEKRLAADTVNISSTGSSVAKGETLVDTARNLEAMRIDMVVIRHGASGSAQFLADRIASSVINAGDGKHEHPTQGLLDLLTIRDHRGPLDGLHVCICGDVLHSRVARSNIHGLRKMGAQVAVCGPATLLPAQVAEMGVTVFRRIEEAIEWADVLNILRLQLERMTGGFIPSLREYNRVFGVTRARVEAAPRDILILHPGPMNRGVEIDSDVADGPHSVILQQVTNGVAVRMAVLYLLSGGQPEQAEAAKTGGAA
- a CDS encoding dihydroorotase; translation: MNPVLIRGGRVVDPSQRMDAVADVLLVDGRVARVGQGIDAPEGAETIDASGLVVTPGLVDVHVHLREPGQEHKETIRTGARAAAAGGFTTVVAMPNTDPPIDDPAAVGFVLAEGMRSGGARVFPTGCITMRQQGEQLTEFGELINAGAVAVTDDGKPVVSGGMLRMALEYALTFDLPVAVHEEDPTLARKGTMNEGIVASRLGLTGIPNAAEDVMIARDLVLAELTGARLHVQHVSTRLGVQLIREAKARGVRVTAEATPHHFTLTDAAVEAYRTDAKMNPPLRSEADRDAVRQGVRDGTLDVIATDHAPHHYDEKEQAFEDAPFGIVGLETALGLTYTELVATGLIDLPTMVERMSCAPARAMKLDGMGSLAEGSLADVTIMDVRAEWTVNPASFLSMSRNTPFTGRALRCRAVRTLVGGRTVWRETQAG
- a CDS encoding HD domain-containing protein; this translates as MNYAVSLAPRTDPRGFCGPAYPGPMVADLREDVREIIGCYLVYEKQRRETKAGKPFLELTLGDQTGTVTAMVWDDAERCDRAVGPDDVVGVRGKVSVYREKMQLTVSLIEPLEISDDDLATFLPASPRDRGQMMRELDAMVASISDLPLRTLLVRCVGAKTQLGRSFRIHPAAKKHHHAYLGGLMEHSLSVAGAADRLCAHYREQGAPLDRDLLIAGALLHDIGKTRELTARRSFAYTDEGQLLGHILLGLQVILREADGIPGLRADRMLHLQHLIASHHGKYEFASPKLPQTLEALLLSFADDLDAKMNPGMRAVAGLQPGGWTPFDRGMDRSFHRPALLESAAAPVLEPVAPREFVADVIDLFRG
- a CDS encoding zinc finger Ran-binding domain-containing protein — translated: MSELNPGASPVHDLIRQREQLNGWIARLDEVGGRASTHVTQRVRADYADRLRRVTEDLSSHRGEIEADLERNRGLLQEAEERRGHLADEMDEVQLRHLIGELDEAAWDAQRPGLESAVAEAGDAVAHARSEVERLQTLAADIAGAESAMAAPSPAPAVADAPPPAVPIAVQNDWETEGGEPLEASALAPDDVFAQPADPVPATPAQEIAPPASLTPAETARAADEVSSDEWDPFGGEFGEPQKMADADEELPWLEGIDEAAKAWTPPAAAPAEEDNGLDFLRDIENSVRAPETTQADLGADDLAFLEELDRAIGAPAPAPSSTPSTPSSPSSAPSGGSRAEPLLCKECGAINEPHSWYCEICGSEL